One Gemmatimonadota bacterium genomic window, CCTTCTTCATACCTGTTCCCGTGGCTGTCGTGTGCATGATGGAATCGACGCGGATCGCGATATTCCGGCAGACTAAAGACTATACAATACGGATGATGGCGTGTCAACAGCAGGCTACGGTGTCCGGTGCGTACAGACAAGCGCGTTCGTTGTCGGATTTGTTGGAAGACTCACGGGCTTTCCAGCCGGACATACTTCGACAGCGTCCGGGCGACGGACACCGCAAGGACGAGCTTGACCAGGCCGAAGGGGAGGAAGGGGATCAGGCCGACGGCCAGCGTGGCGGACCAGGTGGTCTCCACGCCCGCGTAGAAGTTGAAATAGGCGTACAGGTACGAAAGACCGCAACCGAAGATGGCGACATGGCCGAGCAGCATACCGGCGACGAGATGGGGGATGCTGCTCCGGGAGAAACGGTCCAGGTAACTTCCGGTCAGGAAGGCGCAAAGAACGAACCCCACGAGGTAGCCGAAGGTGGGCGAGAGCACGACCGCCGGACCGGTCATGCCGCCGGCAAATACAGGGATGCCGGCCAGGCCGAGGCATACGTAGACGGCCTGGCTGCCGGCGCCCCAGCGGCCGCCCAGCACGGCGCCGGAAAGCAGGACGAAGAAGGTCTGCATCGTGATCGGCACGGGGCCGATCGGTATGTTGATATAGGCGCTCACCGCCGTCAGTGCCGCCATCAGGGAGGCCGTG contains:
- a CDS encoding biotin transporter BioY yields the protein MSRNVRLATASLMAALTAVSAYINIPIGPVPITMQTFFVLLSGAVLGGRWGAGSQAVYVCLGLAGIPVFAGGMTGPAVVLSPTFGYLVGFVLCAFLTGSYLDRFSRSSIPHLVAGMLLGHVAIFGCGLSYLYAYFNFYAGVETTWSATLAVGLIPFLPFGLVKLVLAVSVARTLSKYVRLESP